Proteins from a genomic interval of Microthrixaceae bacterium:
- a CDS encoding VWA domain-containing protein, with amino-acid sequence MIDGDEAREAIAQAARRTTARRDLERHDRFSEISPEVGVLDDGAFGDLMDDDLDEALTLLVDMATATDAELRAQARALAARIIVDLAKSGGAARRGIGRLSSRRASVAEGDVDLDASLESISAARAAGEPVSLDELTVRSWVRPDTAVCLLVDRSGSMRGERLAAAALAAAAVAYRHPHHSAVVAFSGTAVVAKAIDEERHGDDLADDVLQLRGHGVTDLGLAARTAQAQLERSKAARRITLLLSDARSTSGGDPTEDAAALRSLGELVILAPASDTEDAAALAAATGARLIALEGPGDVPRAIAEALG; translated from the coding sequence GTGATCGACGGCGACGAAGCGCGCGAAGCCATCGCCCAGGCGGCACGGCGCACGACCGCCCGCCGCGACCTCGAACGCCACGACCGCTTCAGCGAGATCAGCCCCGAGGTCGGCGTCCTCGACGACGGGGCGTTCGGCGATCTCATGGACGACGACCTCGACGAGGCGCTCACCCTGCTCGTGGACATGGCGACCGCCACCGACGCCGAGTTGCGCGCCCAGGCACGGGCGTTGGCGGCACGCATCATCGTCGACCTCGCGAAATCCGGCGGTGCCGCCCGTCGCGGAATCGGACGCTTGAGCTCGCGCCGCGCGTCGGTCGCGGAAGGCGACGTCGACCTCGACGCCAGTCTCGAGTCGATCTCCGCGGCACGTGCCGCCGGGGAGCCGGTATCGCTGGACGAGTTGACTGTGCGATCGTGGGTCCGCCCGGACACCGCAGTGTGCCTGCTCGTCGACCGGTCCGGTTCGATGCGCGGCGAGCGTCTCGCGGCCGCGGCGCTCGCCGCGGCCGCGGTCGCCTATCGCCACCCCCACCACTCGGCGGTCGTCGCGTTCAGTGGAACCGCCGTCGTCGCCAAGGCGATCGACGAGGAACGCCATGGCGACGATTTGGCCGATGACGTGTTGCAACTGAGAGGCCACGGCGTCACCGACCTCGGACTCGCTGCGAGAACTGCGCAGGCTCAACTCGAGCGTTCGAAGGCGGCGCGCCGCATCACCTTGTTGCTGTCCGATGCCCGCTCCACCTCCGGCGGCGACCCGACCGAGGATGCCGCCGCGTTGCGCTCGCTCGGCGAGCTGGTCATCCTCGCACCGGCGAGCGACACCGAAGATGCCGCAGCGCTCGCGGCAGCGACCGGCGCCCGCCTGATTGCGCTGGAAGGTCCGGGTGACGTTCCGCGCGCCATCGCCGAGGCCCTCGGCTGA
- a CDS encoding MoxR family ATPase has protein sequence MTFVDHRGLVDRLDARVVGRRTELEQVIAGLAAGRHLLLEGPPGTGKSTLLRSIAEELDQGFHFVEGNAELTPARLVGTFDPAAVLERGYRAEVFLDGPLTAALREGSLLYIEEINRIPEETLNVLIGVMSEGSIEVPRLGNVIAGDGFRLVAAMNPFDAIGTARISGAVYDRVCRLEMGYQEVADERAIVEARTSDATDMVGAEFIAASVDIVRATRRHPDLRTGSSVRGSIDLVLVAAQLAALRNAAAFDPAVSRDAAQLALSGRVRVRDGCSRSAAEIVDELWREHLAPRDAHDPASNEPDGGHDGGPKAHRHPPAVATTRRG, from the coding sequence ATGACCTTCGTTGACCACCGCGGCCTCGTCGATCGCCTCGACGCTCGAGTGGTCGGCCGCCGCACCGAACTCGAGCAGGTGATCGCAGGGCTGGCGGCCGGACGGCATCTTCTTCTGGAGGGACCTCCCGGCACGGGCAAGTCGACGCTTTTGCGTTCCATCGCTGAAGAGCTCGACCAGGGGTTTCACTTTGTCGAGGGCAACGCTGAACTCACCCCGGCGCGGCTCGTGGGCACCTTCGATCCCGCTGCCGTCCTCGAGCGCGGCTACCGCGCCGAGGTGTTCCTCGACGGACCGTTGACCGCCGCGCTCCGAGAGGGCTCGTTGCTCTACATCGAGGAGATCAACCGGATCCCGGAGGAGACCCTCAACGTACTCATCGGCGTGATGAGTGAGGGGTCGATCGAGGTGCCGCGGCTCGGCAACGTTATCGCCGGCGACGGGTTCCGTCTCGTGGCCGCAATGAATCCGTTCGACGCGATCGGCACCGCCCGGATCTCGGGAGCGGTCTATGACCGGGTGTGTCGGCTCGAAATGGGATATCAGGAGGTGGCCGACGAGCGGGCGATCGTCGAAGCCCGGACGAGCGACGCCACCGACATGGTCGGCGCCGAGTTCATCGCTGCATCCGTCGACATCGTCCGCGCTACCCGCAGACACCCGGACCTGCGAACCGGCTCGTCGGTTCGCGGATCGATCGACCTCGTTCTCGTCGCCGCACAACTCGCGGCGTTGCGAAACGCAGCCGCCTTCGATCCAGCGGTCTCCCGCGACGCCGCACAGCTGGCATTGTCGGGCAGGGTACGGGTGCGCGACGGGTGCTCGCGTTCGGCTGCCGAGATCGTCGACGAACTCTGGCGCGAGCACCTCGCCCCTCGCGACGCGCACGACCCGGCTTCGAACGAACCGGACGGGGGACACGACGGCGGCCCAAAAGCGCACCGCCACCCTCCGGCGGTGGCGACGACTCGACGCGGGTGA
- a CDS encoding NDMA-dependent alcohol dehydrogenase: protein METRAAVLWNVGEEWKIENITLDDPGPGDVLVEMKVAGMCHSDEHVVTGDMLMPHYPCIGGHEGAGVVLAVGSHVTSVEVGDHVSMSFIPSCGRCKYCASGRQNLCNEGAKLFDLGMMSDGRVAHHIAGTDTPASRMCQVGTFAEHVLVSENSVVKVDKDLPWHAVALVSCGVATGYGSAVHRAGVKPGDNVAVVGCGGIGMNAVQGAKLAGAKRVIAIDPVEFKREQAMEFGATHTFSSIEEAMATVPDLTWGDMCDAVILTVGVMTGDLVQPALDLTAKGGTVVMTSVANMMEGEVTLNSFTFAMLNKELKGSLFGSGNPRYDIPELLSMYREGDIKLDELVTKRYTLDQVNEGYEAMRAGENLRGIIEF from the coding sequence ATGGAAACACGCGCAGCAGTCCTGTGGAACGTGGGCGAAGAGTGGAAGATCGAAAACATCACCCTCGACGACCCCGGACCCGGCGATGTCCTCGTCGAGATGAAGGTCGCCGGCATGTGCCACTCGGACGAACATGTCGTCACCGGTGACATGTTGATGCCGCACTACCCGTGCATCGGTGGCCACGAAGGCGCCGGGGTCGTGCTCGCCGTCGGCTCGCATGTCACCAGCGTCGAAGTGGGCGATCACGTGTCGATGTCGTTCATCCCGAGCTGCGGACGCTGCAAGTACTGCGCATCCGGACGCCAGAACCTCTGCAACGAGGGCGCCAAGCTGTTCGACCTCGGGATGATGAGTGACGGACGCGTCGCCCACCACATCGCCGGCACCGACACCCCCGCGTCGCGCATGTGTCAGGTCGGCACATTTGCCGAACACGTGCTGGTCAGCGAAAACTCCGTCGTCAAGGTCGACAAGGATCTGCCATGGCACGCAGTGGCGCTGGTCAGCTGCGGGGTCGCCACCGGATACGGCTCGGCGGTACATCGCGCCGGAGTCAAGCCCGGCGACAACGTGGCGGTGGTCGGTTGCGGTGGTATCGGAATGAACGCAGTTCAGGGAGCAAAGCTCGCCGGAGCCAAACGCGTCATCGCCATCGACCCGGTCGAGTTCAAGCGCGAACAGGCGATGGAGTTCGGCGCCACCCACACGTTCTCCAGCATCGAGGAGGCGATGGCAACCGTCCCCGACCTCACCTGGGGCGACATGTGTGACGCCGTGATCCTGACCGTCGGCGTCATGACGGGCGACCTGGTGCAGCCAGCGCTCGACCTCACCGCCAAGGGCGGCACCGTCGTCATGACCTCCGTCGCCAACATGATGGAGGGCGAGGTCACGCTCAACAGCTTCACCTTCGCGATGCTCAACAAGGAACTCAAGGGCAGTCTGTTCGGTTCCGGCAACCCCCGCTATGACATCCCCGAACTACTGTCGATGTATCGCGAGGGCGACATCAAGCTCGACGAACTGGTCACCAAGCGCTACACCCTCGACCAGGTGAACGAGGGATACGAGGCGATGCGCGCCGGCGAGAACCTGCGCGGCATCATCGAGTTCTGA
- a CDS encoding PadR family transcriptional regulator translates to MIRTLDERSGGRWRPSPGAVYPTLSQLEDEGLIEANESDGKRVFRLTDSGREAAESLAAQDREPWAGDDVAAGFELRGLVAQLGHAVRGVAMGADASQQAKVAEVLVEARRSIYRILADEPTADSGDEGGDDPDGIDA, encoded by the coding sequence ATGATCCGTACCCTCGACGAACGCAGCGGCGGGCGGTGGCGGCCGAGTCCGGGCGCTGTGTATCCGACCCTGAGCCAACTTGAGGACGAGGGGTTGATCGAGGCGAACGAGTCCGACGGCAAGCGCGTCTTTCGGTTGACCGATTCGGGTCGCGAGGCCGCCGAATCGCTCGCTGCGCAAGACCGCGAACCGTGGGCCGGCGACGACGTCGCCGCCGGTTTCGAACTCCGAGGGCTCGTGGCTCAACTCGGCCACGCGGTTCGAGGGGTGGCAATGGGTGCCGATGCCTCGCAGCAGGCCAAGGTGGCCGAGGTGCTCGTGGAGGCCAGGCGGTCGATCTATCGAATCCTCGCCGATGAACCCACGGCGGATTCCGGTGATGAGGGCGGCGACGACCCCGACGGGATCGACGCGTAG
- the sufT gene encoding putative Fe-S cluster assembly protein SufT has protein sequence MSAAWNPIHVSRDTRASTVPAGNPVVLAEGTEVTIIQQLGGSVTVRNQMGALLRIDGADADALGIEIEDIGLSARSDGPFEMSQVLEALGEVYDPEIPVNIVELGLVYRCEEHQRADGGRRIEIDMSMTAPGCGMGDVLRLDAERAVAAVPGVDEVVVEVVWFPPWNMGLMSDAARLQLGLM, from the coding sequence ATGAGCGCGGCGTGGAACCCCATCCATGTCTCCAGAGACACCCGCGCTTCGACGGTTCCCGCCGGCAACCCCGTGGTCCTTGCTGAGGGCACCGAGGTCACGATCATCCAACAACTCGGTGGCTCGGTCACGGTTCGAAACCAGATGGGTGCCCTGTTGCGCATCGACGGCGCCGATGCCGATGCGCTCGGTATCGAGATCGAAGACATCGGCCTCAGCGCCCGGAGCGACGGCCCCTTCGAGATGAGTCAGGTGCTCGAGGCCCTCGGCGAGGTTTACGACCCCGAAATCCCGGTCAACATCGTCGAACTTGGCCTCGTCTATCGATGTGAGGAACACCAACGAGCCGATGGCGGACGTCGAATCGAGATCGACATGTCGATGACTGCCCCGGGTTGCGGGATGGGCGATGTGTTACGCCTCGATGCCGAACGGGCCGTGGCCGCGGTGCCGGGCGTCGACGAGGTGGTGGTCGAGGTGGTGTGGTTCCCACCGTGGAACATGGGCCTGATGTCAGACGCCGCCCGGCTCCAACTCGGCTTGATGTAG
- the sufD gene encoding Fe-S cluster assembly protein SufD, with protein sequence MTTPASLLDRLAPQVNTGVRAERGRTWFRAHGFPNPRQEAWRYTPVDEIARVIAEGTPGPHATAGIDAATIDRLAGSHGGPRMVFLNGALARELSDLDSEIQGLVLAGVDDLRPRRRPDQLPPTDEPADGFHALNWAAGRDVAGIIVESDTTPDVPVHVVHLAVPGESVSVSHPRTVIAIRPRSRATVIESFVGLGGRAVTNSSTRIVVGDDATLTYHRLMAEPEGTIHVARTAMMQSRGSTVTGRSIICGGDIVRNAIEVTLSGDGATSNLEGLYLPIGSERHDNMITVDHAASHGRSMQRFKGIVDDHGRGSFSGHVIVSHGTVGNDADQSNPNLVLTPAAQADSRPWLEIYADDVACNHGATVGRLDSDALFYLRSRGIPATEARSMLVAAFAAEILDAVEPTSLREWLDAVIARRHGSRTA encoded by the coding sequence ATGACCACCCCGGCCTCACTGCTCGACCGACTCGCACCGCAGGTCAACACGGGTGTCCGAGCCGAGCGCGGCAGGACCTGGTTTCGCGCTCACGGGTTTCCAAACCCACGCCAAGAGGCGTGGCGCTACACGCCGGTCGATGAAATCGCCCGGGTGATCGCCGAGGGAACTCCTGGTCCTCACGCCACTGCCGGAATCGATGCTGCGACCATCGACCGCCTGGCCGGAAGCCACGGCGGACCACGCATGGTGTTCCTCAACGGAGCGCTCGCTCGCGAACTGTCCGATCTCGATTCCGAGATTCAGGGGCTGGTCCTCGCCGGGGTCGATGACCTGCGCCCTCGACGCCGACCCGATCAGTTGCCCCCTACCGATGAACCTGCGGACGGCTTCCATGCCCTCAACTGGGCGGCAGGACGCGACGTCGCAGGAATCATCGTCGAGTCCGATACGACCCCCGATGTACCCGTTCACGTCGTTCACCTCGCAGTCCCAGGCGAATCGGTTTCGGTCTCGCACCCACGAACCGTCATCGCGATCCGGCCCCGCAGCCGCGCCACGGTCATCGAGTCCTTCGTGGGTCTCGGGGGTCGGGCGGTGACGAACTCGTCGACCCGAATCGTGGTTGGCGACGACGCCACCCTGACCTACCACCGGCTGATGGCCGAACCCGAGGGCACCATCCACGTCGCACGCACCGCCATGATGCAGTCCCGCGGATCGACGGTCACCGGGCGCAGCATCATCTGTGGCGGCGACATCGTGCGAAATGCCATCGAAGTCACCCTGAGCGGAGACGGCGCAACCTCGAATCTCGAGGGTCTGTATCTCCCGATCGGATCAGAGCGTCACGACAACATGATCACCGTCGATCATGCGGCCTCCCACGGCCGGTCGATGCAACGGTTCAAGGGCATCGTGGACGATCACGGTCGCGGCTCGTTCAGCGGCCATGTCATCGTGAGCCACGGCACGGTCGGCAACGATGCCGACCAATCAAATCCGAACCTGGTGCTCACCCCGGCCGCTCAGGCCGACAGCCGACCATGGCTCGAGATCTACGCCGACGACGTTGCCTGCAATCACGGGGCAACGGTCGGTCGTCTCGACTCCGACGCGTTGTTCTATCTGCGCAGCCGCGGCATTCCGGCGACCGAGGCCCGCTCGATGCTCGTGGCGGCGTTCGCTGCCGAGATCCTCGACGCGGTCGAGCCGACATCGCTGCGAGAATGGCTCGATGCCGTGATAGCACGACGTCACGGAAGCAGGACCGCATGA
- the sufC gene encoding Fe-S cluster assembly ATPase SufC — protein sequence MLSIHQLTASVDGRPILKGLDLEIGPGEVHAIMGPNGAGKSTLSNVLAGRDGYEVGGTATLDGIDLLTIDPEARAAAGLFLSFQYPVEIPGVGNMYFLRTALNALRRSRGVSEVSAVDFLSLARQHMAQLEMDPAFLSRGVNEGFSGGEKKRNELLQMSLLEPRLAILDEIDSGLDIDALRIVAAGVERLRNPQRSMLIITHYPRLLEAVRPDRVHVLADGRITHSGGYELALELEEHGYSLTAESGAA from the coding sequence ATGCTGTCCATCCACCAACTCACCGCATCGGTCGACGGCCGACCGATCCTCAAGGGTCTCGACCTCGAGATCGGCCCCGGAGAGGTCCATGCGATCATGGGCCCGAACGGGGCCGGGAAGTCCACCCTGTCCAACGTGCTCGCCGGCCGCGATGGCTACGAGGTCGGCGGCACCGCCACCCTCGACGGGATCGACCTGTTGACCATTGACCCCGAGGCACGCGCTGCCGCCGGGTTGTTTCTGTCCTTTCAATACCCCGTGGAAATCCCCGGAGTCGGCAACATGTACTTCCTGCGTACCGCGCTGAATGCGCTACGCCGAAGCCGGGGAGTCTCCGAGGTCTCCGCGGTCGACTTCCTCAGCCTCGCCAGACAGCACATGGCCCAGCTGGAGATGGATCCGGCCTTCCTCAGCCGAGGGGTCAACGAGGGGTTCTCCGGCGGGGAGAAGAAGCGCAATGAACTCCTGCAGATGTCGCTGCTCGAACCCCGATTGGCCATCCTCGACGAGATCGACTCAGGCCTCGACATCGACGCCCTTCGCATCGTTGCGGCGGGGGTCGAACGCCTCCGGAATCCGCAACGGTCGATGCTGATCATCACCCACTACCCGCGTCTGTTGGAAGCGGTGCGACCCGACCGGGTCCACGTGCTGGCCGACGGGCGCATCACCCACTCGGGCGGCTATGAACTCGCGCTCGAACTCGAGGAGCACGGCTACTCCCTGACCGCCGAAAGTGGCGCCGCATGA
- the sufB gene encoding Fe-S cluster assembly protein SufB, translating to MTDVIDQLIERDYAFGFESNIETERAPKGLNEDVVRLISAKKNEPEWLLEWRLAALQHFAAMEEPDWPKVYYPPIDYQDMYYWAAPKPKGPAPKSLDEVDPEIRATFDKLGISLAEQERLSGVAVDAIIDSVSVATTFKAKLAEVGVIFCSFSDAVQEHPELVRKYLGTVVAPRDNYFAALNSAVFSDGSFAYIPAGVACPMELSTYFRINAKETGQFERTLIVAEEGASVSYLEGCTAPMRDENQLHAAVVELVALDDSSIKYSTVQNWYPGDAEGRGGIYNFVTKRGRAANRAKISWTQVETGSAITWKYPSVILQGDDSVGEFYSVAVTNNCQQADTGTKMIHIGRNTSSTIVSKGISAGRAQNTYRGQVKVLRSATGARNYTRCDSLLIGGDCGAHTFPYIEVKNDSAEIEHEASTSKISDDQLFYCRQRGLTEEDATSMIVNGFCREVFDELPMEYAVEAQALMRVSLEGAVG from the coding sequence AAAGGACTCAACGAGGACGTGGTCCGCCTCATCTCGGCAAAGAAAAACGAGCCCGAATGGCTGCTCGAATGGCGCCTCGCCGCGCTCCAGCACTTCGCCGCCATGGAAGAACCCGACTGGCCGAAGGTGTACTACCCGCCGATCGACTACCAGGACATGTATTACTGGGCCGCCCCCAAGCCAAAGGGCCCTGCCCCCAAGAGCCTCGACGAGGTCGACCCCGAGATCCGCGCCACCTTCGACAAGCTCGGCATCTCCCTCGCCGAACAGGAACGCCTGTCGGGAGTCGCGGTGGACGCGATCATCGATTCGGTATCGGTGGCCACCACCTTCAAGGCGAAACTCGCCGAGGTCGGCGTCATCTTCTGCTCCTTTTCCGACGCGGTTCAGGAACACCCCGAGCTCGTTCGCAAGTACCTCGGAACGGTCGTTGCACCGCGCGACAACTACTTCGCCGCACTGAACTCGGCGGTGTTCTCCGACGGCTCGTTCGCCTACATCCCTGCGGGGGTTGCCTGCCCGATGGAACTGTCGACCTACTTCCGGATCAACGCCAAGGAGACCGGCCAGTTCGAACGGACACTCATCGTTGCGGAAGAGGGAGCCAGCGTCAGCTACCTCGAGGGGTGCACCGCGCCGATGCGCGACGAGAACCAACTCCACGCCGCCGTGGTTGAACTGGTCGCGCTCGACGACTCCTCCATCAAGTACTCGACCGTGCAGAACTGGTACCCCGGCGATGCCGAAGGAAGGGGCGGGATCTACAACTTCGTCACCAAGCGAGGGCGCGCCGCGAACCGGGCCAAGATCTCCTGGACCCAGGTCGAGACCGGATCCGCCATCACGTGGAAATACCCGAGCGTGATCCTCCAAGGAGACGACTCCGTCGGCGAGTTCTACTCGGTGGCGGTCACCAACAACTGCCAGCAGGCCGACACCGGAACCAAGATGATCCACATCGGCCGCAACACGTCGAGCACGATCGTTTCCAAGGGCATCTCGGCTGGCAGGGCACAGAACACCTACCGCGGGCAGGTCAAGGTGCTGCGCTCGGCCACCGGCGCCCGCAACTACACCCGCTGCGACTCGCTCCTCATCGGTGGCGACTGTGGTGCGCACACCTTCCCCTACATCGAGGTGAAGAACGACAGCGCCGAGATCGAACACGAGGCCTCCACCTCGAAGATCAGCGACGACCAGCTCTTTTATTGCCGACAACGGGGGCTGACCGAGGAGGATGCGACATCCATGATCGTGAACGGATTCTGCCGCGAGGTGTTCGATGAACTCCCCATGGAATACGCCGTCGAAGCACAGGCGCTCATGCGGGTGAGCCTCGAAGGGGCGGTGGGGTGA